A part of Thermococcus sp. LS1 genomic DNA contains:
- a CDS encoding pyruvate/ketoisovalerate ferredoxin oxidoreductase subunit gamma, producing the protein MIEIRFHGRGGQGAVTAANILASAAFLEGKYVQAFPFFGVERRGAPVTAFTRIDEKPIRIKTQIYEPDIVVVLDPSLLDTVDVTAGLKDGGIVIINTEKSKEEVLEKLKKKPAKLALVDATTIALEILGLPITNTAILGAVAKATGVVSLEHVQKAIQDVFSGALGEKNAKAAEEAFNKTVVYEL; encoded by the coding sequence ATGATAGAGATTCGTTTTCACGGTAGGGGTGGACAGGGTGCAGTTACCGCTGCCAACATATTAGCTTCAGCAGCTTTCCTTGAGGGCAAATACGTCCAGGCGTTCCCGTTCTTCGGAGTTGAGAGGCGTGGAGCACCGGTTACGGCATTCACCAGGATCGACGAGAAGCCCATCAGGATTAAGACCCAGATCTACGAGCCGGACATAGTCGTCGTCCTCGACCCGTCGCTTCTCGACACCGTCGACGTTACCGCCGGTCTCAAGGACGGCGGAATCGTTATCATCAACACCGAGAAGAGCAAGGAAGAGGTTCTCGAGAAGCTCAAGAAGAAGCCCGCCAAGCTCGCTCTGGTCGACGCCACCACCATAGCCCTTGAGATACTTGGCCTCCCGATTACCAACACCGCCATTCTCGGTGCCGTTGCCAAGGCCACTGGCGTCGTCAGCCTCGAGCACGTCCAGAAGGCAATCCAGGACGTCTTCTCCGGAGCCCTCGGCGAAAAGAACGCCAAGGCTGCAGAAGAGGCCTTCAACAAGACCGTCGTTTACGAACTCTGA
- the porA gene encoding pyruvate synthase subunit PorA, whose translation MPIRKVMKANEAAAWAAKLAKPKVIAAFPITPSTLVPEKISEFVADGELDAEFIKVESEHSAISACVGASAAGVRTFTATASQGLALMHEILFIAAGMRLPIVIAVGNRALSAPINIWNDWQDTISERDTGWLQFYAENNQEALDLILIAFKVAEDERVLLPAMVGFDAFILTHTVEPVEIPDQELVDEFLGEYVPKHAYLDPAKPITQGALGFPAHYMEARYGVWEANEAAKKVIDEAFAEFEKKFGRKYQKIEEYRTEDADIIFVTMGSLAGTLKEYVDHLREKGLKVGAAKITVYRPFPVEEVRELAKKAKVLALLEKNVTFSVGGALFQDFSRALVNVEDKPKIVDFILGLGGRDVTFKDLDEALEISKKALAGEEFEEVNWIGLRKEIL comes from the coding sequence ATGCCGATTAGGAAGGTTATGAAGGCTAACGAGGCTGCTGCCTGGGCGGCCAAGCTGGCCAAGCCAAAGGTTATCGCAGCGTTCCCAATTACACCCTCGACTCTAGTTCCTGAGAAGATAAGTGAGTTCGTAGCTGACGGAGAGCTTGACGCAGAGTTCATCAAGGTCGAGAGTGAGCACTCAGCGATTTCTGCCTGTGTCGGTGCTTCGGCGGCAGGTGTTAGGACCTTCACCGCGACCGCTTCTCAGGGTCTCGCTTTGATGCACGAGATACTCTTCATCGCCGCAGGAATGAGGCTTCCGATAGTCATCGCAGTTGGTAACAGAGCCCTGAGCGCCCCGATCAACATCTGGAACGACTGGCAGGACACCATCAGCGAGCGCGACACCGGCTGGCTCCAGTTCTACGCCGAGAACAACCAGGAGGCCCTTGACCTCATCCTGATAGCATTCAAGGTCGCCGAGGACGAGAGGGTTCTCCTTCCAGCCATGGTCGGCTTCGACGCGTTCATCCTGACCCACACCGTCGAGCCGGTTGAAATTCCCGACCAGGAGCTCGTTGACGAGTTCCTCGGCGAGTACGTGCCAAAGCACGCCTACCTCGACCCGGCCAAGCCGATAACCCAGGGTGCACTCGGATTCCCCGCTCACTACATGGAGGCCCGCTACGGCGTCTGGGAAGCCAACGAGGCCGCGAAGAAGGTCATTGATGAGGCCTTCGCTGAGTTCGAGAAGAAGTTCGGAAGGAAGTACCAGAAGATTGAAGAGTACAGGACCGAAGATGCCGACATAATCTTCGTCACCATGGGCTCCCTCGCCGGAACCCTCAAGGAGTACGTTGACCACCTCAGGGAGAAGGGCCTCAAGGTCGGTGCCGCGAAGATTACCGTTTACAGGCCGTTCCCGGTTGAGGAGGTCAGGGAGCTCGCAAAGAAGGCGAAGGTTCTCGCACTGCTCGAGAAGAACGTCACCTTCAGCGTCGGCGGAGCCCTCTTCCAGGACTTCAGCAGGGCCCTCGTGAACGTTGAAGACAAGCCCAAGATCGTTGACTTCATCCTCGGCCTCGGTGGCAGGGACGTCACTTTCAAGGACCTCGACGAGGCCCTCGAGATAAGCAAGAAGGCCCTCGCCGGAGAGGAGTTTGAGGAAGTCAACTGGATTGGACTGAGGAAGGAGATACTGTGA
- a CDS encoding 3-methyl-2-oxobutanoate dehydrogenase subunit beta — protein MEIPENVKKRLSIPAEEHFYAGHTACQGCGASLGLRYVLKAYGKKTIFAIPACCSTIIAGPWPYSALDANLFHTAFETTGAVISGIEAALKAKGYKVKGEDGIMVVGWAGDGGTADIGLQALSGFLERGHDAVYIMYDNEAYMNTGIQRSGSTPYGAWTTNTPGGKKHFLEKRHKKKVIDIVIAHEIPYAATASIAYPEDFIRKLKKAQKTPGPSFIQLFAPCPTGWRSPTDKSIELARLAVQTAYFPLFEYENGRYKINMPSTKKEPKPIEEFLKLQGRFKYMTKEDIEILQQWVLHEWEKLKKLAEVFG, from the coding sequence ATGGAGATTCCAGAGAACGTTAAGAAGAGGTTGAGCATTCCCGCGGAAGAGCACTTTTACGCAGGCCACACCGCCTGCCAGGGCTGTGGCGCCTCACTCGGCCTTAGGTACGTCCTCAAGGCCTACGGAAAGAAGACGATATTTGCAATCCCCGCATGCTGTTCAACCATCATCGCTGGCCCCTGGCCATACAGCGCACTCGATGCGAACCTGTTCCACACCGCGTTCGAGACCACTGGTGCGGTCATAAGCGGAATCGAGGCCGCTCTGAAAGCCAAGGGCTACAAGGTTAAGGGCGAGGACGGCATAATGGTCGTCGGCTGGGCAGGCGACGGTGGAACCGCCGACATAGGACTCCAAGCTCTCTCGGGCTTCCTTGAGAGGGGCCACGATGCGGTTTACATCATGTACGACAACGAGGCCTACATGAACACCGGAATCCAGAGGTCGGGTTCAACACCCTACGGTGCCTGGACCACCAACACCCCCGGTGGAAAGAAGCACTTCCTCGAGAAGAGGCACAAGAAGAAGGTCATCGACATCGTCATTGCCCACGAGATACCCTACGCGGCTACCGCAAGCATTGCCTACCCCGAAGACTTCATAAGGAAGCTCAAGAAGGCCCAGAAGACCCCAGGGCCGAGCTTCATCCAGCTCTTCGCGCCGTGTCCAACTGGCTGGCGCTCACCGACCGACAAGAGCATCGAACTGGCCAGGCTGGCAGTCCAGACCGCTTACTTCCCGCTCTTCGAGTACGAGAACGGCAGGTACAAGATCAACATGCCGAGCACCAAGAAGGAGCCCAAGCCCATTGAGGAGTTCCTCAAGCTCCAGGGCAGGTTCAAGTACATGACCAAGGAGGACATCGAGATCCTCCAGCAGTGGGTCCTCCACGAGTGGGAGAAGCTCAAGAAGCTCGCCGAGGTCTTCGGCTGA
- the porA gene encoding pyruvate ferredoxin oxidoreductase, translating to MEYKPIRKVVSGNYAAAYAAKHARVEVVAAYPITPQTSIIEKIAEFIANGEVENLQYVAVESEHSAMAACIGASAAGARAFTATSAQGLALMHEMLHWASGARLPIVMVNVNRAMAPPWSVWDDQTDSLAQRDTGWMQFYAENNQEVYDGVLMSFKVAETVNLPAMVVESAFILSHTYDIVEMIPQELVDEFLPPRKPLYTLTDFDKPFSVGALGTPADYYEFRYKIEKAMEEAREVIRKVGKEFGEMFGRDYSQMIELYRTDDADFVFMGMGSLMGTVKQAVDVLREEGYKVGAAKVRWFRPFPKDELYELAKNVKGIAVLDRNFSFGQEGILFNEAKGVLYNTDAHPIMKNYIVGLGGRDFTVNDVKKIADNMKAIIEKGELDVEVDWYHLKR from the coding sequence ATGGAGTACAAGCCGATTAGGAAGGTTGTGAGCGGCAACTACGCGGCCGCTTACGCCGCCAAGCACGCCCGCGTTGAGGTTGTGGCAGCTTACCCAATCACCCCTCAGACGAGCATCATCGAGAAGATAGCGGAGTTCATAGCCAATGGTGAGGTTGAGAACCTCCAGTACGTGGCCGTTGAGAGCGAGCACTCTGCCATGGCCGCGTGTATAGGAGCTTCAGCGGCTGGAGCGAGGGCCTTTACGGCAACCTCTGCCCAGGGTCTTGCTTTGATGCACGAGATGCTCCACTGGGCGAGCGGCGCGAGATTGCCGATAGTTATGGTCAACGTCAACAGGGCTATGGCACCACCGTGGAGCGTCTGGGACGACCAGACCGACAGCCTGGCCCAGCGCGACACCGGATGGATGCAGTTCTACGCCGAAAACAACCAGGAAGTTTACGACGGTGTTCTCATGTCATTCAAGGTCGCCGAGACCGTCAACCTGCCAGCGATGGTCGTTGAGAGCGCCTTCATCCTGAGCCACACCTACGACATTGTTGAAATGATCCCCCAGGAGCTCGTTGACGAGTTCCTCCCGCCGAGGAAGCCTCTCTACACGCTCACTGACTTTGACAAGCCGTTCTCAGTTGGAGCCCTTGGAACTCCTGCCGACTACTACGAGTTCCGCTACAAGATAGAGAAGGCCATGGAAGAGGCCAGGGAAGTCATCAGGAAAGTCGGCAAGGAGTTCGGCGAGATGTTTGGAAGGGACTACAGCCAGATGATAGAGCTCTACAGGACTGACGACGCTGACTTCGTCTTCATGGGCATGGGTTCACTCATGGGAACCGTCAAGCAGGCCGTTGACGTTCTCCGCGAGGAGGGCTACAAGGTCGGAGCAGCCAAGGTCCGCTGGTTCAGGCCGTTCCCGAAGGACGAACTCTACGAGCTGGCCAAGAACGTGAAGGGAATAGCGGTCCTTGACAGGAACTTCTCCTTCGGTCAGGAGGGCATACTCTTCAACGAGGCCAAGGGCGTGCTCTACAACACCGACGCTCACCCGATAATGAAGAACTACATAGTCGGCCTCGGAGGCAGGGACTTCACCGTGAACGACGTCAAGAAGATAGCCGACAACATGAAGGCCATCATCGAGAAGGGCGAGCTGGATGTAGAGGTGGACTGGTACCACCTTAAGAGGTGA
- a CDS encoding 3-methyl-2-oxobutanoate dehydrogenase subunit delta, with protein sequence MNTLFGEKKEGATKIVLKSVDEYPEAPITLGTTLINFTGDWRTFIPVVDDNKCVKCYICWKFCPEPAIYIREDGYVGIDYDYCKGCGICANECPTNAITMEKEEK encoded by the coding sequence TTGAACACGTTGTTCGGTGAAAAGAAAGAAGGGGCCACCAAAATCGTCCTCAAATCCGTGGACGAGTATCCAGAGGCCCCCATAACCCTGGGAACGACCCTCATCAACTTCACCGGTGACTGGAGGACGTTCATACCAGTCGTTGATGATAACAAGTGCGTCAAGTGCTACATCTGCTGGAAGTTCTGCCCCGAGCCAGCGATATACATCCGCGAGGACGGCTACGTTGGCATCGACTATGACTACTGTAAGGGCTGCGGTATCTGTGCGAACGAATGCCCAACCAATGCCATAACGATGGAGAAAGAGGAGAAGTGA
- the porD gene encoding pyruvate synthase subunit PorD translates to MAESPFKADIERVQKEYSEKMTPGAIVYLPGSSVVNKTGSWRVFMPEFNRDKCVRCYLCYIYCPEPAIYLDEENYPVFDYDYCKGCGICANECPTKAIVMVRETK, encoded by the coding sequence ATGGCCGAGAGTCCGTTTAAGGCCGATATTGAGAGGGTTCAGAAGGAGTATAGCGAAAAGATGACCCCGGGAGCGATTGTATACCTCCCGGGAAGCAGCGTCGTGAACAAGACAGGAAGCTGGAGAGTTTTCATGCCGGAGTTCAACAGGGACAAGTGCGTTAGGTGCTACCTCTGCTACATCTACTGCCCGGAGCCAGCCATATACCTCGACGAGGAGAACTATCCGGTCTTCGACTACGACTACTGTAAGGGCTGTGGAATTTGTGCGAACGAGTGCCCGACAAAGGCGATAGTTATGGTTAGGGAGACCAAGTGA